The following proteins are co-located in the Trichocoleus sp. FACHB-46 genome:
- a CDS encoding Bax inhibitor-1 family protein translates to MSNTSNFRNAIREAKTQALIGPNVIANALPYLGAGLLLTALGTYGGLQVFSANPGLFFPTFWGALILELILFFVASGVAERGQNGVALPLLATYSLLSGYTLTGLVAVALGTPGVGLPGMGFAALGCGVTFIAARQIGSNLSEQDGMALAQTVRLGVIALLVVLVGQLLCSFFGIYTPTWLEIAISGLGVLLFAGVAVVDFYVLPRTYRDDQYLPAALSMYLTYINLFVFILRLLIAINSRN, encoded by the coding sequence ATGAGCAATACCAGTAACTTCCGCAATGCCATTCGTGAGGCCAAGACGCAAGCGTTAATTGGTCCCAATGTCATTGCTAATGCTCTGCCTTACCTAGGGGCAGGGTTGCTCTTAACAGCGCTAGGTACTTATGGGGGCTTACAGGTCTTCAGTGCCAATCCAGGTCTCTTCTTCCCGACCTTTTGGGGCGCTCTGATCCTGGAGCTGATTCTATTTTTCGTTGCGAGTGGAGTTGCAGAGAGGGGGCAGAATGGTGTTGCCTTGCCACTACTCGCAACCTACAGCTTGCTGTCAGGTTATACCTTGACTGGGTTGGTAGCGGTGGCCTTAGGGACACCTGGTGTTGGTTTGCCAGGCATGGGCTTTGCGGCGTTAGGCTGTGGGGTTACCTTTATCGCGGCTCGGCAAATTGGCTCCAACTTGTCCGAGCAGGATGGCATGGCCCTAGCTCAAACTGTCCGCCTTGGCGTTATCGCTTTGCTGGTAGTTTTAGTGGGGCAGCTGCTTTGTAGCTTCTTCGGTATCTATACGCCAACTTGGCTCGAAATCGCTATTTCTGGGCTTGGCGTGTTGCTGTTTGCTGGGGTGGCAGTTGTAGACTTCTATGTTCTACCCCGCACCTACCGGGATGATCAGTATTTGCCCGCAGCTTTGTCGATGTATCTGACCTACATCAACTTGTTTGTTTTCATTCTGAGATTGCTAATTGCGATCAACAGCCGCAATTAA
- the prfB gene encoding peptide chain release factor 2 (programmed frameshift) translates to MDALEIKREVETLSERLGKTQDYLDVPALNAKIQDLEQIAAQSDFWDDQTQAQKTLQELNDLKSHLDQLGQWKTSLEDTRAILELLELEADEALLQEAQTNVSQLSRELDQWELQQLLSGPYDSKGAVLTINAGAGGTDAQDWAEMLLRMYTRWGEDHGYKVHLAEISEGDEAGIKSVTLEVDGKYAYGYLKVEKGTHRLVRISPFNANDKRQTSFAGVEVMPMIDSSVNLEIPEKDLEITTSRAGGKGGQNVNKVETAVRITHIPTGIAVRCTQERSQLQNKEKALVILKAKLLIIAQEQRAKEIADIRGDMVEAAWGNQIRNYVFHPYQLVKDLRTGVETTAIADVMNGELDFFIQACLRQDNQLVESQSA, encoded by the exons ATGGATGCACTAGAGATTAAACGCGAAGTTGAAACGTTGTCTGAGCGCCTGGGTAAAACCCAGGACTATCTT GACGTTCCAGCCTTAAATGCCAAAATTCAAGATTTAGAACAAATTGCGGCCCAATCAGACTTTTGGGATGACCAAACTCAGGCGCAAAAAACCCTGCAAGAGTTAAACGACCTCAAATCTCATTTAGATCAGCTAGGACAGTGGAAAACTAGCTTAGAAGATACGAGAGCCATCTTGGAGTTGCTGGAGTTAGAGGCAGATGAAGCATTACTGCAAGAGGCCCAGACCAATGTTTCCCAACTGAGCCGCGAACTCGATCAGTGGGAGTTGCAACAGTTGCTCTCTGGCCCCTACGACTCCAAGGGTGCCGTCTTGACAATCAATGCGGGAGCTGGAGGTACGGATGCTCAAGACTGGGCTGAAATGCTGTTAAGGATGTATACCCGTTGGGGCGAAGACCACGGCTATAAAGTACATCTGGCAGAAATCTCGGAAGGGGATGAAGCGGGGATTAAGTCAGTCACGCTAGAAGTGGATGGCAAATACGCCTACGGCTACCTCAAAGTCGAGAAGGGAACCCATCGCCTCGTTCGTATTTCTCCCTTTAATGCTAATGACAAGCGGCAAACCAGTTTTGCTGGGGTGGAAGTAATGCCGATGATTGACAGCTCTGTAAACCTAGAGATTCCAGAGAAAGACCTGGAAATTACGACCTCACGAGCAGGGGGTAAGGGCGGGCAAAACGTCAACAAGGTAGAAACGGCGGTTCGGATTACCCATATTCCTACGGGCATTGCAGTGCGCTGTACTCAGGAGCGATCGCAGCTCCAGAACAAAGAAAAAGCCTTGGTAATCTTGAAGGCGAAATTGCTGATTATTGCTCAAGAGCAACGAGCTAAAGAGATTGCTGACATTCGCGGAGATATGGTGGAAGCTGCTTGGGGCAACCAAATTCGTAACTATGTCTTCCATCCCTACCAGTTGGTGAAAGATCTGCGAACTGGGGTGGAGACTACGGCGATCGCAGATGTGATGAATGGCGAGTTAGACTTTTTCATCCAAGCTTGTCTACGCCAAGACAATCAACTTGTTGAGAGCCAGTCCGCTTAG
- a CDS encoding RNA polymerase sigma factor SigF has product MTTQSSPRSQVMELLVAYHQNPSVSRRNQLVRLNAGLVRKIAHQVSHQCAEPYEDLEQIGHLGLIRAIERFNPSQGCAFSSFAVPYIRGEMLHFLRDRGNTVKIPRRWQDLQKEGQKVREALMKDLGRQPQDAEVATELGVSVNEWREIKLAGKNRSLLSLDATVSQQVDSTVTLGDMLPDAHYQTLQLLEEDRQQLQRALSQLEDKTRAAIELVYFSDLSRKEVAERIEVSPMTVTRRIQRGIQQMVAYLQPQELQSDL; this is encoded by the coding sequence ATGACTACTCAATCTTCTCCCCGCTCTCAAGTCATGGAACTCCTGGTTGCTTACCACCAGAACCCCTCCGTCTCGCGTCGCAACCAACTCGTCCGCCTTAACGCTGGACTCGTGCGGAAGATTGCTCACCAAGTCAGCCATCAGTGTGCAGAACCCTACGAAGACCTGGAGCAAATCGGCCACCTCGGTCTCATCCGCGCCATCGAGCGCTTCAACCCGTCCCAAGGTTGTGCCTTCAGCTCCTTCGCCGTTCCCTACATTCGCGGTGAAATGCTCCACTTCCTCCGCGATCGCGGCAACACGGTAAAGATTCCCCGTCGCTGGCAAGACTTGCAGAAGGAAGGCCAAAAGGTACGCGAAGCGTTGATGAAAGACTTGGGACGGCAACCCCAGGACGCAGAAGTCGCCACTGAGCTAGGCGTCTCGGTCAACGAGTGGAGAGAAATCAAACTTGCAGGCAAAAATCGCTCCTTACTGAGCTTGGATGCCACGGTTTCGCAGCAAGTAGACTCAACCGTAACATTGGGCGACATGCTCCCCGATGCCCACTACCAAACCTTGCAGTTACTCGAAGAAGACCGTCAGCAGTTACAGAGAGCGCTGAGCCAGCTAGAGGACAAGACAAGAGCCGCGATCGAGCTTGTTTACTTCAGCGACTTGTCCCGCAAAGAAGTTGCAGAGCGGATTGAGGTCAGCCCGATGACAGTGACCCGCCGCATTCAGAGAGGCATCCAGCAGATGGTGGCCTATCTCCAGCCTCAAGAATTACAAAGCGATCTTTAA
- a CDS encoding TldD/PmbA family protein, producing MPPKTLLLSKELPTLQYNSTRDRFDETWQAPLSTLLGLGRAAGADFIEFFLERTNYISCLAEDDGISSIAPRLSTGAGVRVFRGKADCYVSTNDLTFAGLKAALEKGLSILGLHLPAPSAFVPEINLELLRDYATKKGKEDWLSGCSSMREMGDILLAANAQLQTKATHVQSRRAAYFRDWQEVLVAASDGTFARDIRLTQSVGYSLLCADGANRSSISQRVGDTSNPDFLRGWDYAATAADVAESAGKMLYADYVESGTYPIIMANKFGGVIFHEACGHLLETTQIERKTTPFIDKKGEKIAHESLTAWDEGLSTDEFGTIDMDDEGMPAQRTLLIENGILKNFLSDRTGSIRTGHPRTGSGRRQSYTHAAASRMRNTYIAPGEHSVEDLFASIDKGIYCKKMGGGSVGPTGQFNFSVDEAYLIENGKVTKPLKGATLIGEAKEIMNKISMCSQDLGLAAGFCGSVSGSIYVTVGQPHIKVDSITVGGR from the coding sequence ATGCCTCCAAAGACTTTGTTGCTCTCTAAAGAATTACCCACCCTCCAATACAACTCCACCCGCGATCGCTTTGATGAAACCTGGCAAGCTCCCCTCTCCACACTGTTAGGGCTAGGACGAGCAGCGGGCGCTGATTTTATCGAATTTTTCTTGGAGCGCACCAACTACATCAGTTGCTTGGCAGAAGATGACGGCATCAGCAGCATTGCCCCGCGCTTATCCACAGGGGCAGGCGTGCGTGTGTTTCGAGGTAAAGCAGACTGTTACGTCAGCACCAACGATCTCACTTTTGCTGGACTGAAAGCGGCTCTGGAAAAAGGCTTATCTATTCTGGGTTTGCACTTGCCTGCCCCTAGTGCCTTTGTCCCCGAAATCAACTTAGAGCTACTGCGCGACTACGCCACCAAAAAAGGCAAAGAAGATTGGCTCAGTGGTTGCAGCTCCATGAGAGAGATGGGCGACATTCTCTTAGCGGCTAATGCTCAATTGCAAACCAAAGCTACTCACGTCCAGTCTCGACGGGCCGCTTACTTCCGCGATTGGCAAGAAGTGTTAGTTGCAGCTAGTGACGGCACTTTCGCGCGAGACATCCGCCTGACTCAATCGGTGGGTTACAGTTTGCTCTGTGCCGATGGCGCTAACCGTTCTTCTATCAGCCAGCGAGTCGGAGACACCAGCAACCCTGACTTCCTACGAGGTTGGGACTACGCCGCTACCGCCGCAGATGTCGCAGAATCCGCAGGCAAGATGCTCTACGCCGACTATGTAGAATCGGGCACCTACCCAATCATCATGGCGAACAAGTTTGGCGGCGTGATCTTCCACGAAGCTTGCGGCCACTTGCTAGAGACCACTCAGATTGAGCGAAAGACCACGCCCTTTATCGACAAAAAAGGCGAAAAGATTGCCCACGAAAGCTTGACCGCTTGGGACGAAGGGCTGTCTACCGATGAGTTCGGCACCATCGACATGGATGACGAAGGCATGCCTGCTCAACGGACGCTGTTGATTGAAAACGGCATCCTGAAGAACTTCTTGAGCGATCGCACAGGTTCTATCCGCACAGGCCATCCCCGCACAGGCAGCGGTCGTCGCCAAAGCTATACTCACGCGGCGGCATCCCGGATGCGGAACACTTACATCGCCCCTGGTGAGCACTCCGTTGAAGATCTATTTGCCTCGATCGACAAAGGGATCTATTGCAAGAAGATGGGCGGCGGTAGCGTCGGCCCCACCGGACAATTCAACTTTTCAGTAGATGAAGCCTACTTAATTGAAAATGGCAAAGTCACCAAGCCTCTTAAGGGCGCAACTCTGATTGGTGAAGCCAAGGAAATCATGAACAAGATCTCCATGTGCTCTCAAGATTTAGGCTTGGCAGCAGGCTTCTGCGGTTCGGTCAGTGGCAGCATCTACGTCACCGTCGGCCAACCCCACATCAAGGTGGATTCGATCACGGTGGGTGGTCGTTAG
- a CDS encoding DUF3352 domain-containing protein, whose protein sequence is MERTLLHRFALPLLALLATSPSYVIAQPSSPSNVAKSSSLTATLPANVAGVVFVNTNTEAWTTLTQFQLFSQARPFLAGLPALFLGLDLTTDVQPWLGERVAIALMPFTGSEKNSDDRLENSSGLLNANHALLLAPVKDTQLLNAFLTKLKASRSQPPIERQYKGVTVWEWPAEKPAQCDSASPNQPGCESAPETESEPETTPQAPSEEEIQPTEPTTQTSIGKPQAFSKLKAVGSTPTLPLPPIPGGGLSVPSIPSPQAGLAIAVLPGYLVTATTPGPIEQLIDARRSKSPALAANPQFQRTMQHPQFQRSLLVAYGNIAEIARFPQPQFPIPTTPPPEEPTSPQPQTSLPRKLKADSQPPSPVPMESLTVGLERLAQDYSTVDGYVWLQPEGIHTQISTYYKTPQPTKADVLTPNAEQILTRMPGATYLASTSRNLKQQWQSFVDITQAEPTLQPALQLIRDGIRTFSGLNLERDWLPWMDGEYAAFLFPDNQGPFSRLYPNLDLGLGLVMQTSDRPAAEAALTKFDQFIKSQSGGALNIATRSIQGQPVTSWEFAEAGDRQSFFAHSWVDQDTLVVTTGLGPMKALNPKPYLPLNQNRTFKTATDSFLRPNQGYFYTNMGASLSFIYGLFQPYSNAPEMREVKRWLGTVYSISASNSATPEKQQFDSLLVLAPTRKP, encoded by the coding sequence GTGGAGAGAACTTTGCTACATCGTTTCGCATTACCACTTCTTGCACTTCTAGCAACGAGTCCAAGTTATGTAATCGCGCAACCCAGTTCCCCATCTAACGTTGCTAAATCTTCCTCACTCACTGCTACGTTGCCAGCTAATGTTGCGGGTGTAGTATTTGTCAACACCAATACTGAGGCTTGGACCACACTGACACAGTTTCAGTTGTTTTCCCAAGCTAGACCTTTTCTAGCCGGACTGCCCGCTCTTTTTCTAGGTCTAGACTTAACCACAGATGTACAGCCTTGGCTAGGTGAGCGAGTGGCGATCGCTCTCATGCCCTTTACGGGTTCAGAAAAGAACTCCGACGACCGCTTAGAAAATAGCTCGGGACTTCTTAACGCAAACCATGCGCTTTTGTTAGCCCCAGTTAAAGACACTCAGCTTTTGAATGCTTTTTTGACAAAGCTCAAGGCATCCCGAAGCCAGCCTCCGATCGAGCGTCAATATAAAGGAGTTACCGTTTGGGAGTGGCCTGCGGAAAAGCCAGCGCAGTGCGACAGTGCCTCACCAAACCAGCCAGGCTGCGAGTCAGCTCCAGAAACTGAATCAGAGCCTGAAACCACACCTCAAGCACCCTCTGAAGAAGAAATTCAGCCGACTGAACCAACGACTCAGACTTCGATAGGCAAGCCACAGGCATTTTCCAAACTCAAAGCTGTCGGTTCTACGCCTACTTTACCTTTACCTCCCATTCCCGGAGGGGGACTCTCGGTTCCCTCCATTCCTAGTCCTCAGGCAGGTTTAGCGATCGCTGTCTTGCCTGGTTACTTGGTGACAGCTACCACTCCAGGCCCCATCGAACAATTAATTGATGCCCGCCGCAGCAAGAGCCCAGCGTTAGCAGCGAATCCGCAGTTTCAGCGCACAATGCAGCATCCCCAGTTTCAGCGATCGCTGCTGGTAGCTTACGGCAACATCGCCGAGATTGCTCGCTTCCCTCAACCCCAATTTCCGATTCCCACAACGCCTCCCCCTGAAGAACCTACTTCTCCCCAGCCGCAAACTTCTCTGCCTCGTAAATTAAAAGCAGATTCTCAGCCACCCAGCCCAGTGCCAATGGAAAGCCTGACGGTTGGCCTAGAACGCTTAGCCCAAGATTACAGCACCGTTGATGGCTATGTATGGTTGCAGCCAGAAGGCATTCACACCCAAATTAGTACCTACTACAAAACGCCACAACCCACCAAGGCTGATGTTTTGACTCCCAATGCCGAGCAGATTCTAACGCGGATGCCAGGGGCCACTTATCTCGCCAGCACTAGCCGGAATCTCAAGCAGCAATGGCAATCCTTCGTAGACATTACTCAAGCGGAACCAACCCTACAACCAGCTTTACAACTCATTCGCGATGGAATTCGGACCTTTAGTGGTTTGAATTTGGAACGCGATTGGTTGCCCTGGATGGATGGGGAATATGCAGCGTTTTTGTTCCCCGACAATCAAGGCCCCTTCAGCCGCCTCTATCCCAACTTGGACCTGGGCTTGGGTTTGGTGATGCAAACCAGCGATCGCCCTGCCGCTGAAGCCGCTCTGACAAAGTTTGACCAGTTCATCAAATCGCAGTCTGGTGGCGCTTTGAACATTGCGACCCGTAGCATTCAAGGCCAACCCGTCACCAGTTGGGAATTTGCAGAAGCAGGCGATCGCCAAAGTTTCTTCGCCCATAGTTGGGTGGATCAAGATACGTTAGTGGTCACAACTGGACTCGGTCCCATGAAGGCGCTCAACCCTAAACCGTACCTACCACTTAACCAAAATCGCACCTTCAAAACCGCTACCGACTCTTTTTTACGTCCCAACCAAGGCTATTTTTATACGAACATGGGAGCTTCCCTATCGTTTATCTACGGCCTATTTCAGCCTTATAGCAACGCCCCAGAGATGAGAGAAGTCAAGCGCTGGCTCGGCACAGTTTATAGCATTAGTGCTTCTAATTCTGCTACACCAGAAAAGCAACAGTTTGATAGTCTACTCGTTCTGGCACCAACCAGAAAGCCATAG
- a CDS encoding TldD/PmbA family protein, producing the protein MPNIQELATYAKESATKLGIQKFDIYGSSVDETSAQVDQGEPKQVKASNRSSVTVRVWNEEHRVGITSTTDVDPAGVELALKTAYEASFFGAKEHVPDFSPEATAPIPETSHEKTPQAPVSTLIETLVKAEKELLEAHPAIAGVPYNGMAQRDFDRFYLNSEGAQRYEGGSYASVYLYSKTEEEGRKPRSAGAFRVGHGFPELDVQACVQEAAEKTISHLNYNKIQSGKYLVAFSPEAFLSLLGAFSNLYNAQSILDKQSLSTPESLGTQIASPLLSVCDDPHHPGNIGAEMFDGEGTPTRKVSLITEGVLSGFLHSAGTAKRMNAQPTGNANMGAKITVGPHYYHVAAGQSTDNTYNLDTVENVVLIDDLQALHAGVQSLQGSFSLPFDGWVVNKGDRVSVESATVAGDFLELLKAIAYVEPEAEVTPGGISPRIWVDGLAITGE; encoded by the coding sequence ATGCCGAATATTCAAGAACTAGCGACTTACGCCAAAGAAAGCGCCACAAAACTTGGTATCCAAAAATTTGATATTTATGGTTCCTCAGTGGATGAAACCAGCGCTCAGGTAGACCAGGGAGAACCGAAGCAGGTTAAGGCATCGAATCGTTCTAGTGTCACGGTGCGGGTGTGGAATGAAGAACACCGAGTGGGAATTACCTCTACCACGGATGTTGATCCGGCGGGTGTGGAGTTGGCGCTGAAAACCGCTTACGAAGCTAGTTTCTTTGGCGCTAAAGAGCATGTGCCTGACTTTAGCCCTGAAGCGACCGCTCCAATTCCCGAAACCTCTCACGAGAAGACTCCCCAAGCTCCAGTTTCAACGCTGATTGAGACGTTAGTGAAGGCGGAAAAAGAATTACTGGAGGCCCATCCGGCGATCGCTGGGGTTCCCTACAATGGTATGGCCCAGCGAGATTTCGATCGCTTCTACCTCAACAGTGAAGGAGCACAGCGGTATGAGGGCGGCTCCTATGCCTCGGTGTATCTCTACAGCAAAACCGAGGAAGAAGGCAGAAAGCCACGTAGTGCCGGGGCGTTTAGGGTAGGTCATGGTTTCCCAGAGTTAGATGTGCAAGCTTGCGTGCAGGAAGCTGCCGAGAAAACCATCAGCCACTTGAACTACAACAAAATTCAGTCGGGTAAATACTTGGTAGCGTTCTCTCCAGAAGCGTTTTTGAGCTTGTTGGGAGCGTTCTCCAACCTGTACAACGCCCAAAGTATCCTCGACAAACAAAGTCTTTCTACTCCCGAATCTCTGGGCACCCAAATTGCTTCACCCTTACTATCGGTCTGTGATGACCCACATCATCCCGGCAACATTGGCGCGGAGATGTTTGATGGCGAAGGCACCCCAACTCGTAAAGTCTCCCTAATTACCGAAGGTGTTTTGAGTGGTTTCCTCCACAGCGCCGGAACTGCCAAGCGCATGAATGCTCAGCCCACAGGCAACGCCAACATGGGCGCGAAAATTACGGTGGGGCCACACTATTACCACGTTGCTGCTGGTCAATCAACGGACAATACCTATAACCTCGACACTGTAGAAAACGTTGTTTTGATTGATGATTTGCAAGCCCTCCATGCAGGAGTACAATCCTTGCAAGGCTCATTCTCACTACCATTCGACGGTTGGGTTGTGAACAAAGGCGATCGCGTCAGTGTGGAATCGGCCACCGTAGCTGGAGATTTCTTGGAACTGCTCAAGGCAATCGCTTATGTGGAGCCAGAAGCCGAAGTGACTCCCGGTGGGATCTCTCCTCGGATTTGGGTCGATGGTCTCGCGATTACAGGCGAATAG